One region of Gossypium raimondii isolate GPD5lz chromosome 6, ASM2569854v1, whole genome shotgun sequence genomic DNA includes:
- the LOC105772893 gene encoding abscisic acid receptor PYL4, translating into MPSSLQLHRTTTAVGTCHHQKQQPPPPTTLTTFFPLPTGVSFPDMVSAYHFHTLGPNQCCSAVVQTINAPVETVWSVVRRFDNPQAYKHFLKSCHVIVGDGNVGSLREVHVISGLPAAFSTERLEILDDEHHVLSFSVVGGVHRLNNYKSVTTLHASNKGNGTVVVESFVVDIPPGNTREDTCTFVDTIVRCNLQSLAQMAENMATKESLSSSP; encoded by the coding sequence ATGCCTTCCTCTTTGCAGCTCCACCGCACCACCACCGCCGTTGGCACCTGCCACCACCAAaaacaacaacctccaccccctacCACTCTCACGACCTTTTTCCCTCTTCCTACCGGCGTCTCCTTTCCCGACATGGTCTCCGCCTACCACTTCCACACCTTGGGTCCTAATCAGTGTTGCTCCGCTGTGGTTCAAACCATCAACGCCCCTGTCGAAACCGTCTGGTCGGTGGTTCGCCGTTTCGATAACCCTCAAGCTTACAAACACTTCCTCAAAAGCTGTCATGTCATCGTCGGTGACGGTAACGTAGGCAGCCTCCGTGAAGTCCACGTCATATCGGGTCTCCCCGCCGCTTTCAGCACCGAGAGGCTTGAAATCCTCGACGACGAACATCACGTGCTTAGCTTTAGCGTCGTCGGAGGTGTTCATCGGTTGAATAATTACAAGTCTGTCACGACTCTACacgcttcaaacaaaggtaacgGGACAGTTGTCGTGGAATCATTCGTGGTTGACATACCGCCCGGCAACACCAGAGAAGATACATGCACTTTCGTTGATACTATTGTACGTTGCAACCTTCAATCTTTGGCTCAAATGGCCGAAAATATGGCAACAAAAGAATCATTGTCATCATCCCCCTAA
- the LOC105772891 gene encoding protein trichome birefringence-like 33 has translation MKPPLSSSSSAVLRKARLSPYLFTLLAFIVFVSILYGEDFMCTLGQLEPIPGRAMSKPVKRRGKLAFAIGKGEEGCDIFRGRWVRDELTRPLYEESECPYIQPQLTCQEHGRPDKDYQKWRWQPRGCDLPSFNATLMLETLRGKRMMFVGDSLNRGQYVSMICLLHKLIPNDQKSMKTHKNGSLTVFKARDYNTSIEFYWAPFLLESNADNAVVHRISDRVVRKGSINKHGKNWKGVDILVFNTYLWWMTGLEMKVLKGSFEEENKEIIKVSTEEAYGMGMRSMLRWVRKNMDRKKTRVFFTSMSPTHAKGIDWGGELGENCYNQTTMIEDPNYWGSDSRKSIMKVIGEVFSKSKYPITFLNITQLSNYRKDAHTSIYKKQWNPLTPEQLANPISYADCTHWCLPGLQDTWNELLFAKLFYP, from the exons ATGAAACCACCATTGTCGTCTTCTTCCTCTGCTGTTCTTAGAAAAGCTCGACTCTCTCCTTACCTCTTTACGTTGTTAGCTTTCATTGTTTTCGTTTCTATTCTTTATGGAGAAGATTTCATGTGCACTCTTGGACAACTTGAACCAATTCCAGGCCGAGCCATGTCTAAACCTG TGAAAAGAAGAGGGAAGTTGGCATTCGCTATAGGGAAGGGCGAAGAAGGATGTGATATATTCAGGGGGAGGTGGGTGAGGGACGAGTTAACTCGGCCTCTCTATGAAGAATCGGAGTGTCCGTACATTCAACCCCAGTTGACATGTCAAGAACATGGAAGGCCTGATAAAGACTATCAGAAATGGCGATGGCAACCTCGTGGATGCGATCTTCCTAg CTTCAATGCGACATTGATGTTGGAAACACTAAGAGGGAAGAGAATGATGTTTGTTGGTGACTCATTGAACCGTGGTCAATACGTATCAATGATATGTCTTCTTCATAAACTCATCCCTAATGACCAGAAATCCATGAAAACTCATAAAAATGGTTCCCTCACAGTTTTCAAAGCCAGG gaTTATAATACGAGCATTGAATTCTACTGGGCTCCATTTCTCCTTGAATCGAACGCAGATAATGCGGTTGTTCATAGGATATCTGATAGAGTAGTGAGGAAAGGTTCGATCAATAAGCACGGCAAGAATTGGAAAGGGGTTGATATCTTGGTTTTCAATACCTATTTGTGGTGGATGACTGGCCTGGAGATGAAAGTCTT GAAAGGATCGTTTGAGGAggagaataaagaaataataaaggtTTCAACTGAGGAAGCCTATGGAATGGGAATGAGAAGCATGTTGAGATGGGTGAGAAAAAATATGGATCGCAAGAAGACTAGGGTTTTTTTCACTAGCATGTCCCCTACTCATGCAAA GGGCATAGATTGGGGAGGTGAACTTGGTGAGAACTGTTATAATCAAACAACAATGATTGAAGATCCGAACTATTGGGGTTCAGATAGTAGAAAAAGTATAATGAAGGTGATTGGAGAAGTGTTTAGTAAATCAAAGTACCCCATCACATTCCTTAACATCACTCAACTCTCAAATTATCGTAAAGATGCACACACATCGATTTATAAAAAGCAATGGAATCCATTGACGCCCGAGCAGTTGGCTAATCCGATTAGTTATGCGGATTGTACTCATTGGTGTTTGCCTGGCCTTCAAGATACTTGGAATGAGCTCCTCTTTGCCAAATTATTTTATCCTTGA